Proteins encoded in a region of the Watersipora subatra chromosome 5, tzWatSuba1.1, whole genome shotgun sequence genome:
- the LOC137396827 gene encoding uncharacterized protein, producing MTHKLYLNVVDIRHSRLPACSESQEASETGANSSSKTVCMTIYFTVPLINGNTGSSHLPNVSLVQQINAKLISHGYATDLNKCVLRFKNQRGSHVPLNVTTVKGCSAHCPLLVEICEIISQRHVSEDGTFISRMPAERVAERAAIARNVCRRLNSRLRKLEEAIAKRPTPREIAMEQEVTKLAKRVDRLEGLLNQASQNEWEGTIQRKPFW from the exons ATGACGCACAAGCTCTATCTGAACGTAGTAGACATTAGACATAGCCGTCTTCCAGCGTGTTCTGAATCACAAGAAGCTTCTGAAACTGGCGCAAACTCATCTTCTAAAACTGTTTGCATGACTATTTACTTTACCGTGCCTCTCATAAATGGAAATACTGGTTCAAGTCACTTACCCAATGTCTCGCTCGTTCAACAGATTAATGCAAAACTCATATCTCATGGTTATGCAACAGATCTCAATAAATGTGTGTTGAGATTTAAAAATCAAAGAGGTAGTCATGTGCCGCTGAATGTAACAACCGTTAAGGGTTGCAGTGCACACTGCCCTTTACTAGTAGAAATATGTGAAATCATTAGTCAAAGACATGTAAGTGAGGATGGTACATTTATCAGTCGCATGCCAGCCGAAAGAGTGGCGGAGAGAGCTGCTATAGCTCGTAATGTCTGTAGACGATTGAACTCGAGGCTCAGAAAATTGGAAGAAGCTATTGCCAAAAGGCCAACCCCAAGAGAGATTGCAATGGAG CAAGAGGTAACAAAGTTAGCCAAGCGAGTGGATAGACTTGAGGGCTTACTGAACCAGGCATCTCAAAATGAATGGGAGGGGACGATACAGAGGAAACCCTTTTGGTAG